From the Oligoflexus sp. genome, the window TCGGATTCAATGGAGTACCCAATTTTCATGGAACGAAGCAAAGCCCTTCTTTTGATAGCAGACGATGAAGAGATGAATAAAATCATCCTCGCCCGTCGCCTGCGTAAGGAAGGATTTGTCACCATTGACGTTGCCGACGGCTCCCAGGCGGTCGACAAGATGCGGGAATTAGCTCAAAATGGCCGCCCCGATCTTGTCCTCATGGATATCAATATGCCCGTCATGGATGGCATCGAAGCCACCCGGATTCTGAAAGCCGAGTTTGCCGATCTGCCCATCATCGCCGTCACGGCCTGTATGGTTCCTTCCACTGATTACACGCATTATGGCTTCACGGAACTCTGCACCAAGCCCATCGACTTCAATGAACTCATCGCGAAAATCGACAAGCATCTCAACCGAAAATCCTAGGAGATTCATCTTCCATGTCATACCAAAGGCGCTATGCATTGGTTCGACCACTGCCTCGATCTTTTTCCGCCGCATTGCAGCAAACACCTGTACCTATCAACGTCGACCTTGCCCATGCTCAGCACGAACGCTATACGGAAGTGCTGCGGGGCCTTGTCGGACAGCTGATCGTGGTGCCGGTGGATGAACACT encodes:
- a CDS encoding response regulator, whose translation is MERSKALLLIADDEEMNKIILARRLRKEGFVTIDVADGSQAVDKMRELAQNGRPDLVLMDINMPVMDGIEATRILKAEFADLPIIAVTACMVPSTDYTHYGFTELCTKPIDFNELIAKIDKHLNRKS